CAGGATCAGGATTGAACGGACAACAAAGAGGGGAAGAGCGATGTGGGATTTCTTCCGGACCGTCAGACACCGCCACTCGGTACGCCGCTACCAGCCGGACATGCCGGTGGAGGAAGGCAAGCTGCACGCCATCCTGGAGACGGCCATCGCCGCCCCCTCGGCCGGTGACCTGCAGGCCTATCGCATCATCGCCGTGACCAACGCCGGCCTGCGGCAGCAGCTCGCCGCGGCGGCCAGGCAGGACTTCATCGCCACCGCCCCGGTGGTGCTGGTCTTCTGCACCGACCCCGCCCGTTCCGAACAGCAGTTCGGCCAGCGCGGGCACGACCTCTTCGCCATCCAGGACGCCACCGTCGCCGCGGCCTATGCCCAGCTCGCCGTGGTGGCCGCCGGCATGGCCTCCACCTGGGTCGGGCACTTCGACCCCGCCGCCCTGCGCGAGACACTCGCCATCAACGACGACCTCGAACCCGTCGCCCTGCTCTGCATCGGCTACCCGGACGAACTCCCGGAACCGACGCCACGGCGACACATGGACGAGATCGTGGAAAAACGCGACTAGGCACAAACGACAACGCCCCGCAGATGCGGGGCGTTCTGCTCTAGAGGCCCGAGAATCCAGGCGCCACAGAGAACACAGAGGTCACAGAGGATGGTGCGCTCTAATGTCCTCTGTGACCTCTGTGGCAAACCGCCCTCAGATCGCCTCCGGCCCTTCCTCGCCCGTGCGGATGCGGATCACGCGCTCGACGGGCGTGACGAAGATCTTGCCGTCGCCGATCTTGCCGGTGCGGGCCGCACTGGAGATGGCCTCGACGCAGGTGTCGACCACGCTGTCGTCCACCACCAGCTCGATCTTCACCTTGGGCAGGAAGTCGACCACGTATTCCGCGCCGCGATAGAGCTCGGTGTGCCCCTTCTGCCGGCCGAAGCCCTTGACCTCGGTGGCGGTCAGGCCGGTGATACCGGCGTCGGTGAGCGCCTCGCGTACGTCCTCGAGCTTGAAGGGCTTGATGATGGCCTCGACCTTTTTCATTCCACGTCCTCCGAAAAGATGAATCTGAGAGCTTAGGGATTAGCTTAGCGTCAAATGCCGCGGCCGTAACCGCTGGTGATCGGGTAACGCCGATCCTTGCCGAAGGCGCGCTGCGTGATGCGCACGCCTGGCGGCGCCTGCCGGCGCTTGTATTCGTTGTTGAGCACCATCGACATCACGCGCCGCACCGTGGCCTCCTCGTAGCCGTCGGCGACGATCTGCGGCAGCGACCAGTCGCGCTCGACGAAGCGCTCGAGGATGCCGTCGAGGATGTCGTAGGGCGGCAGCGAGTCCTGGTCGACCTGGTCCGGTGCGAGTTCGGCGGACGGGGGGCGTTCGATCACCCGCTCCGGGATCACCGGGCCGCCCGGCAGGCCGTTGCGGTAGCGCGCCAGGCGGTAGACCTGGGTCTTGGCCACGTCCTTGAGCGGGGCGAAGCCGCCGGCCATGTCGCCGTAGAGCGTGGCATAGCCCACGGCCATCTCGCTCTTGTTGCCGGTGGTGAGCAGCATGCGGCCGGTCTTGTTGGAGATGGCCATGAGCACGATGCCGCGGCAGCGCGCCTGGATGTTCTCCTCGGTGGTATCGCGCGGCAGACCGCGAAACTCGGCTTCCAGCATGCCGAGGAAGGCGGTGAAGGCCGGCTCGATGGGGATGTTGCGGTATTTCACGCCCAGCGCCCGGGCCTGGGCCTGGGCATCGCTGACGCTCATGTCGGCGGTATAGCGCGAGGGCATCATCACCGCCTCCACCGCCTCGGCGCCCAGGGCATCGACGGCGATGGCCAGGGTGAGCGCCGAGTCGATGCCGCCCGAGAGCCCCAGCACCACGCCGTTGAAGCCGTTCTTGGCCACGTAGTCGCGCACGCCCAGCACCAGGGCCCG
This window of the Chromatiales bacterium genome carries:
- a CDS encoding P-II family nitrogen regulator, with amino-acid sequence MKKVEAIIKPFKLEDVREALTDAGITGLTATEVKGFGRQKGHTELYRGAEYVVDFLPKVKIELVVDDSVVDTCVEAISSAARTGKIGDGKIFVTPVERVIRIRTGEEGPEAI
- a CDS encoding NAD+ synthase; the protein is MGRSLRIALAQLDFLVGDVEGNAQKVIEAAGRARDDAGARLILFPELALTGYPPEDLLYRPSLLERVEKALHHITETVRGIDVMLGAPVAEGMVLYNAALYLRDGHVLAEYHKQVLPNYGVFDERRYFAPGTRPAVVELDGIRLGLTVCEDVWHPDPCKLAAEAGAELILNINASPFHCGKRDERLQALGDRIRDTGLPIVYVNLVGGQDELVFDGESMVLGADGEPRFRAPAFEEGVYTVDVHLDPREHDAELAAVLAPEAAIYRALVLGVRDYVAKNGFNGVVLGLSGGIDSALTLAIAVDALGAEAVEAVMMPSRYTADMSVSDAQAQARALGVKYRNIPIEPAFTAFLGMLEAEFRGLPRDTTEENIQARCRGIVLMAISNKTGRMLLTTGNKSEMAVGYATLYGDMAGGFAPLKDVAKTQVYRLARYRNGLPGGPVIPERVIERPPSAELAPDQVDQDSLPPYDILDGILERFVERDWSLPQIVADGYEEATVRRVMSMVLNNEYKRRQAPPGVRITQRAFGKDRRYPITSGYGRGI
- a CDS encoding nitroreductase family protein; amino-acid sequence: MWDFFRTVRHRHSVRRYQPDMPVEEGKLHAILETAIAAPSAGDLQAYRIIAVTNAGLRQQLAAAARQDFIATAPVVLVFCTDPARSEQQFGQRGHDLFAIQDATVAAAYAQLAVVAAGMASTWVGHFDPAALRETLAINDDLEPVALLCIGYPDELPEPTPRRHMDEIVEKRD